The DNA sequence ACCAGCCCTCATCAGCGTTGCAACTGGTCGGCGTGACGGGCACGAACGGCAAAACCACCACGACCCAGTTATTGGCGCAATGGTGCCAGGCGTTGGGGAAAACCAGCGCGGTGATGGGCACGGTAGGCAATGGTCTGTTAGGGCATGTGGTGCCCTCAGAAAATACCACCGGTTCGGCGGTCGATGTGCAGCAAACACTCAGCCAACTGGTGGCGCAAGGGGCACAATTCGCGGCGATGGAAGTCTCCTCGCACGGACTGGTGCAGCATCGCGTTGCCGCGCTGTCGTTCGCCGCTGCGGTGTTTACCAACCTGAGCCGAGATCATCTTGATTATCACGGCGATATGGCCAGTTATGAAGCGGCTAAATGGCAACTGTTCGCCGAGCATGCGTCTGGGCAGCACATTATCAATGCAGATGACGATGTGGGACGCCGTTGGTTGTCGCGCCTGCCGGATGCCGTTGCGGTAACGATGGGCCCAGCAGGGCAGGCAGACGGGCATATTGAGCCCAGCCGTGCGCGCTGGCTGCGGGCAACGCAAGTGACCTATCACGACAGCGGTTTTACGGTGCATTTTGATTCCTGTTGGGGGGCTGGTGTTATCAACAGCCGCCTGATGGGGGCGTTTAATGTCAGTAACCTGTTGCTGGCGCTGGCGACGCTGCTGGCGTTGGGCTATCCGCTGGCGCAGTTGGTGGAAACCGGGTCTTCGCTCCAGCCGGTTTGTGGCCGCATGGAAGTGTTCGTGGCCGAGAATCGTCCGACGGTGGTGGTGGATTATGCTCATACTCCCGATGCGCTGGAAAAAGCGTTGCAGGCCGCGCGTTTGCATTGCCACGGCACGCTGTGGTGCGTGTTTGGCTGCGGCGGCGATAGGGATAAAGGTAAGCGGCCCCTGATGGGTGCGGTTGCTGAACAACTGGCCGATCGGGTGATCGTGACAGACGATAACCCGCGCAGTGAAGATCCGCATGCCATCGTGACCGATATTCTCAGTGGCTTGCTGGATGCCGGGCGCGTTCAGGTGATTGCAGGACGTGCGGAAGCGGTAACGAGTGCGGTAATGCAGGCCAGCGCGCAGGACGTGGTGCTGGTCGCGGGTAAAGGACATGAAGATTATCAACTGGTTGGTAATGAACGGCTCGATTATTCAGACCGAATCACCGTTGCCCGTTTGCTGGGGGTTATCGCATGATCCGCGTGTCGTTACGACAACTGGCCGACATCCTTGATGCGCGTCTGTTGGGAGATGACCTTTTCGTTGATGACATTTCAACCGATACCCGCAAGCTGACGGCGGGTTGCCTGTTCGTTGCATTACGTGGCGAGCAATTTGATGCTCATGATTATGCCGATGTTGCCGTTAAAGAAGGGGCGGCGGCATTACTGGTCAGTAAGCACTTACCTGTCAATGTGCCGCAATTGGTGGTGCAGGACACCCGGCAAGCGC is a window from the Dickeya lacustris genome containing:
- the murE gene encoding UDP-N-acetylmuramoyl-L-alanyl-D-glutamate--2,6-diaminopimelate ligase, whose amino-acid sequence is MTDRNLRDVLTPWVSDAPACALREMTLDSRAAAAGDLFVAVVGHKTDGRHYIPQAIAQGVAAIVAQADADMPDGKRVDMHGVPVIYLANLNQRLSELAGRFYHQPSSALQLVGVTGTNGKTTTTQLLAQWCQALGKTSAVMGTVGNGLLGHVVPSENTTGSAVDVQQTLSQLVAQGAQFAAMEVSSHGLVQHRVAALSFAAAVFTNLSRDHLDYHGDMASYEAAKWQLFAEHASGQHIINADDDVGRRWLSRLPDAVAVTMGPAGQADGHIEPSRARWLRATQVTYHDSGFTVHFDSCWGAGVINSRLMGAFNVSNLLLALATLLALGYPLAQLVETGSSLQPVCGRMEVFVAENRPTVVVDYAHTPDALEKALQAARLHCHGTLWCVFGCGGDRDKGKRPLMGAVAEQLADRVIVTDDNPRSEDPHAIVTDILSGLLDAGRVQVIAGRAEAVTSAVMQASAQDVVLVAGKGHEDYQLVGNERLDYSDRITVARLLGVIA